From candidate division WOR-3 bacterium, the proteins below share one genomic window:
- a CDS encoding radical SAM protein, with the protein MKKKINSYNYFFLATRKFFTKDFPPDLYLLCKTLTVLITVFLGERRRRKKQEAYNTPVPHVCILSVTWKCNLNCLGCYARHYPKENQIEMNDVERILEQAKDLGIYIFIVVGGEPLLFPSLVEKLSEKKDILFFLFTNGSLLDREKTIRIKKARNIIPVLSWDGDDSYIDHRRGFGMGEKVSKALSLFKENNVAFGFSCMITHKNLNDVLSYKYADSLLRFGAKFGFIIDYIPMPKTFRGELILDEDDIKIKRMKIQKLNKRAGITFFSFPEDEYKKPGCMSAGNGFIHINANGNVEPCPFSHYAVDNIRDKSILDILNSEFFKQLRNTFHDKENPLKNCMLFQHDDIVRKIAWQTNAFCTERQ; encoded by the coding sequence ATGAAAAAAAAAATCAATTCATATAATTATTTCTTTTTAGCGACGAGAAAATTTTTTACAAAGGATTTTCCTCCTGATTTATATTTGCTGTGCAAAACTCTAACTGTCTTGATTACCGTCTTTCTTGGAGAGAGAAGAAGAAGAAAGAAACAAGAGGCTTATAATACACCAGTTCCTCACGTGTGCATTTTATCCGTGACATGGAAGTGCAATTTGAACTGTCTTGGATGTTACGCCAGGCATTATCCCAAAGAAAACCAAATCGAAATGAATGATGTTGAAAGAATTCTGGAACAAGCGAAAGACCTGGGAATTTACATATTTATCGTCGTTGGAGGAGAGCCTTTGTTGTTTCCGAGCTTGGTTGAGAAGCTGTCTGAAAAGAAAGACATTCTGTTTTTTCTTTTTACAAACGGATCGCTGTTAGATCGTGAAAAGACGATTAGAATAAAGAAAGCAAGAAATATTATACCTGTTCTCTCCTGGGACGGAGATGATTCATATATAGATCACAGAAGAGGTTTTGGTATGGGTGAGAAAGTGTCAAAAGCCTTGTCTCTTTTCAAAGAGAATAATGTCGCTTTCGGCTTCTCTTGCATGATTACACATAAAAATTTGAATGATGTTCTGTCATATAAATATGCGGATTCTCTTCTAAGGTTCGGCGCGAAATTTGGATTTATTATAGATTATATTCCTATGCCGAAGACGTTTCGCGGGGAATTGATACTTGATGAAGACGATATAAAAATAAAGAGAATGAAGATACAGAAGCTTAATAAAAGGGCGGGGATTACTTTTTTCAGTTTCCCGGAAGACGAGTACAAAAAACCGGGGTGCATGTCAGCCGGAAACGGTTTCATTCACATAAACGCAAATGGCAATGTCGAACCATGCCCGTTTTCACACTATGCCGTTGACAATATAAGGGATAAATCCATTCTTGATATATTAAATTCTGAATTTTTCAAACAGTTGAGGAATACTTTTCACGATAAAGAAAACCCTCTAAAGAACTGTATGCTCTTTCAACACGATGACATTGTCAGAAAAATTGCATGGCAGACAAATGCTTTTTGCACGGAAAGACAGTGA
- a CDS encoding aspartate aminotransferase family protein, whose translation MKNILNTTGHELLFKNIVRAENCSVFDSHGNRYLDLESGIWCMPLGHCHPDITKIISEQAGKIIHTGYCYLDPVIDQTAGKILEITKLNSGKCVFLSSGSEAVEFSVKLAKSISNKPYLLTMKNCYLSAFGTTGERCSKQWINFDWMNGQKIDEIDFGKISAFVFEPGSSMGLVGFPPNELISEITSKVRENGGMVIANEVTTGIGRTGYWFGCEHYGIVPDIVAMGKGLGNGYPVSSVAISDEIIKRIDLKSFHHSQSHQNDPLGAAVAGKVIEVIENEDLLSRSRSIGKKIKDEIDVIKFRHGKIKEVRGRGLMIAVEFEERHFYANHVFEKLIEKKIILVKRPDFEVLRLDPALTITLDDVDFFLQSMDEALTVI comes from the coding sequence TTGAAAAATATTCTCAATACAACAGGCCATGAACTGTTGTTTAAAAATATAGTGAGGGCTGAGAATTGTTCGGTTTTCGATTCCCATGGAAACAGATATTTGGATCTCGAATCCGGTATCTGGTGCATGCCGCTTGGACACTGTCATCCGGATATTACAAAAATCATCTCCGAACAGGCGGGTAAAATTATTCACACGGGTTACTGCTATCTCGATCCAGTAATAGATCAAACAGCAGGAAAAATACTTGAAATAACAAAACTTAATTCCGGAAAATGCGTGTTTCTAAGTTCAGGAAGCGAAGCGGTCGAGTTTTCAGTTAAACTAGCCAAAAGCATATCGAATAAACCGTATTTACTTACGATGAAGAATTGCTACCTGTCGGCATTTGGAACAACAGGAGAGAGATGTTCAAAACAATGGATAAATTTCGATTGGATGAACGGTCAAAAAATTGATGAAATTGATTTCGGAAAAATATCCGCTTTTGTATTTGAACCGGGCAGTTCAATGGGACTGGTCGGTTTCCCGCCAAACGAACTGATATCAGAAATAACATCTAAGGTGAGGGAAAACGGCGGGATGGTAATAGCAAATGAGGTCACCACAGGAATTGGAAGAACCGGTTATTGGTTTGGTTGTGAACACTACGGAATAGTCCCCGATATAGTCGCCATGGGCAAGGGTCTCGGAAACGGATATCCCGTAAGCAGTGTTGCGATTTCCGATGAAATTATAAAAAGGATCGATTTAAAAAGCTTTCATCATTCCCAGTCTCATCAAAACGACCCGCTCGGAGCGGCAGTGGCAGGCAAAGTGATTGAAGTTATTGAAAATGAAGACCTTTTATCAAGGAGCAGATCCATTGGAAAGAAGATAAAAGATGAAATTGACGTCATTAAGTTCAGGCATGGAAAGATAAAAGAGGTCAGGGGAAGAGGATTGATGATTGCTGTTGAATTTGAAGAAAGGCACTTTTACGCAAATCATGTTTTTGAAAAATTGATAGAGAAAAAAATAATTCTCGTAAAAAGGCCGGACTTTGAAGTTTTGAGGCTGGACCCTGCCCTGACAATCACCTTAGATGATGTGGATTTTTTTCTTCAAAGCATGGATGAAGCCCTGACAGTAATATGA
- a CDS encoding YdeI/OmpD-associated family protein yields MKELEQIYFPDKIAFLNWLKKYYDNSPGVWIIFYKKHTNMECIEYRDALETALCWGWIDSIVKRIDEEKYVRKFTPRTNTANWSSVNKKMVASLIDRGEMTEAGLRKIESFIKGGKVILKSKKTSEKPRNEFSAPVFVVEEFKKNQPALENFTKLAPTYQRNFIYWITSAKKEDTRRKRLKESVQLLKENKKLGLK; encoded by the coding sequence GTGAAAGAACTCGAACAGATATATTTTCCCGATAAAATTGCCTTTCTGAATTGGCTTAAAAAATATTACGACAATAGCCCGGGCGTCTGGATCATTTTCTATAAAAAGCACACAAATATGGAATGTATAGAATACAGGGATGCACTCGAAACTGCTCTCTGCTGGGGATGGATTGACAGCATTGTCAAAAGAATCGACGAAGAAAAATATGTAAGAAAATTCACTCCGAGGACAAACACGGCTAATTGGTCTTCAGTCAACAAAAAGATGGTAGCCTCTCTAATAGACAGAGGTGAAATGACAGAGGCCGGTCTGAGAAAAATAGAATCGTTCATAAAAGGCGGCAAAGTCATTTTGAAAAGTAAGAAAACATCTGAAAAACCCCGAAATGAATTTTCCGCGCCTGTTTTTGTCGTTGAAGAGTTCAAGAAAAACCAGCCGGCTCTGGAGAATTTCACCAAACTTGCCCCGACATATCAAAGAAATTTCATATATTGGATAACAAGCGCAAAAAAGGAAGATACCAGGCGTAAAAGATTAAAAGAATCCGTACAATTGTTGAAAGAAAACAAAAAACTTGGCCTGAAATGA
- a CDS encoding T9SS type A sorting domain-containing protein — protein MKALRIFSVIVFVLAFMKVNLNSNTLGNSEIIIDERQYTLKTDSIDWSFWSGEILKWQAKGACQAQTMEDAGRDFTTDGVLTLIAQWQCPGNVFSAGQLRVYDLNSDGQDNLVYSNWGETTYVYKSLSDNQFECAFVYPNPVGSYFTYFLCAGDGDEDGKPEMVFGTGTSGVPRDLFFVESRGAGLYPDSVVLVLPENNIGVNYMLMDDLDEDGYREYIGVSQGNHDCLLSIWENNGDNSFVQVYTLSYGYYDVCGQFATGDFDGDGNREIVLVVAGDNVGSIHVIECTGDNQYQEVWSDYSIPTNNLYWVTSGPDLDRDGKGDFVVAGGEGFPTAVWSFLVYESAGNDSFQLVWTHQRTSGIVNGGVVTGDIDGDGFNELMCQVPNYTQIFQYAGDDSLEIYWELGTTAVGQSGLRLLGSDFDSDGKGEAVWWTTSDPGNLVIFENVSTDVEEEPVLSEGILDFESFPNPLREKAVIRFCLSEISSVGLSLYDLTGREVRRLLNGQIYGPGSHETIIDGSDLPPGQYVCRLTCGIETRNYLLVLTK, from the coding sequence ATGAAAGCGCTGAGAATATTTTCGGTTATTGTTTTTGTTTTAGCCTTCATGAAAGTTAATTTGAATTCTAACACGCTCGGCAACAGTGAAATAATTATAGACGAACGTCAATATACTTTGAAGACAGATTCAATTGATTGGTCGTTTTGGAGTGGAGAAATTTTGAAATGGCAGGCAAAAGGAGCATGCCAGGCTCAAACAATGGAAGATGCCGGACGTGATTTCACAACAGATGGAGTCCTAACTCTGATAGCCCAGTGGCAGTGCCCGGGCAATGTTTTTTCTGCTGGACAATTGCGTGTATACGACCTCAACAGCGACGGACAGGATAATCTTGTCTACAGCAATTGGGGCGAAACGACATACGTCTATAAGTCACTGTCCGACAATCAGTTTGAATGCGCATTCGTATATCCGAACCCGGTGGGATCATATTTTACATATTTTTTATGTGCTGGCGACGGAGATGAAGACGGAAAACCGGAAATGGTCTTTGGAACAGGAACAAGCGGCGTACCCCGGGATCTGTTTTTTGTAGAGTCCCGCGGAGCCGGATTATACCCTGATTCTGTCGTTCTGGTTTTGCCTGAAAACAACATCGGTGTCAATTACATGTTGATGGATGATCTCGACGAGGATGGCTACAGGGAATATATAGGCGTGAGTCAGGGAAACCACGATTGTCTTCTGTCCATTTGGGAAAACAACGGAGACAACAGTTTTGTACAGGTTTATACGCTTAGCTATGGGTATTACGATGTATGCGGTCAGTTTGCAACGGGAGATTTTGACGGGGACGGGAATAGAGAAATAGTGCTGGTCGTAGCAGGCGACAATGTCGGATCCATTCATGTAATAGAATGTACGGGTGACAATCAATACCAGGAAGTATGGAGCGATTACAGTATTCCGACCAACAATCTTTATTGGGTGACTTCAGGCCCGGACCTCGACAGAGACGGAAAAGGGGATTTTGTAGTCGCGGGAGGAGAAGGGTTCCCTACAGCGGTGTGGTCTTTTTTGGTGTACGAGTCGGCGGGCAATGATTCTTTTCAGCTCGTTTGGACACATCAACGAACATCCGGAATCGTCAATGGCGGAGTTGTGACGGGAGACATAGACGGCGACGGCTTTAACGAGCTGATGTGCCAGGTACCCAACTATACACAGATATTCCAGTACGCAGGCGACGACAGCCTCGAAATTTACTGGGAGTTGGGAACTACTGCCGTGGGTCAAAGCGGCTTAAGACTTCTCGGATCAGATTTCGATAGCGACGGAAAAGGTGAAGCTGTATGGTGGACGACAAGCGATCCGGGCAATCTGGTGATATTTGAAAATGTCTCGACAGATGTCGAGGAAGAGCCTGTATTGTCTGAAGGTATTTTGGATTTTGAAAGCTTTCCGAATCCTCTCAGAGAAAAGGCAGTGATAAGGTTCTGTCTGTCCGAAATCTCATCGGTCGGTTTGAGTTTGTACGATCTTACGGGCAGGGAAGTAAGACGTCTCTTGAACGGACAGATATACGGTCCCGGAAGTCATGAAACGATTATTGACGGCTCCGATCTTCCTCCCGGCCAGTACGTCTGCCGTTTGACTTGCGGAATAGAGACACGGAATTATTTGCTGGTTCTGACAAAATAA
- a CDS encoding pyridoxamine 5'-phosphate oxidase family protein, producing the protein MKNAEETIGNIIDKSSVTIIGSIDKDGFPNMKAMLSPRKRKGIKEIYLTTNTSSMRVEQYTSNPKACVYFYDKKFYKGVMLIGEMKVMHDSRSKKMIWREGDEIYYSKGVSDPDYCVLKFTAHKGRYYSNFKSETFLIE; encoded by the coding sequence ATGAAAAATGCTGAAGAGACAATTGGTAACATAATTGATAAATCCAGCGTCACAATTATCGGTTCGATAGACAAAGATGGTTTTCCGAACATGAAAGCCATGCTGTCTCCTAGAAAAAGAAAAGGTATTAAGGAAATATATCTGACTACGAATACATCTTCCATGAGAGTGGAACAGTATACATCAAATCCCAAGGCGTGTGTTTATTTTTATGATAAAAAGTTTTATAAAGGCGTCATGCTAATAGGAGAAATGAAGGTTATGCATGATTCCAGAAGCAAAAAGATGATTTGGAGAGAAGGCGATGAGATCTATTATTCAAAAGGAGTTTCAGATCCGGATTATTGTGTGCTGAAATTTACCGCCCATAAAGGGCGATATTACAGCAATTTTAAATCAGAAACTTTTTTGATAGAATAA
- a CDS encoding 2-oxo acid dehydrogenase subunit E2: MPKSKIHRFPKTRIATIDICSVGLQKHHIAALIEVDVTAGREKIKKYKRERGRISFTAWLIKVISKTIKEYELAASYLEGKCSARIFEDINVSLIVEKEILGQKVPVPLIIEKADKRNVESITEQISEAKDRIVTEKDIVLQRKTSFYERIYYVLPGFARRFFWNYVLKHPKTAYSKMGNVAFTSIGMMGNVTGWFIPVSVHPICFGISTITKKPVVVGDNIQIREILNMTILMDHDVIDGSPMARFLSDISQNIQKGSFIDE, from the coding sequence ATGCCGAAATCGAAAATTCACAGATTTCCCAAGACGAGAATAGCCACGATAGACATATGTTCGGTCGGCCTGCAGAAGCACCACATTGCTGCACTCATCGAAGTTGACGTCACGGCGGGAAGAGAGAAAATCAAAAAGTATAAACGGGAAAGAGGTAGAATCTCTTTCACGGCATGGTTGATAAAAGTGATATCCAAGACGATAAAAGAATACGAACTGGCTGCTTCATATTTGGAAGGAAAATGCAGTGCCCGGATTTTTGAAGATATAAATGTCTCTTTAATAGTCGAGAAGGAAATCTTAGGACAAAAAGTTCCGGTTCCTTTGATAATTGAAAAGGCAGATAAAAGGAACGTCGAATCCATAACCGAGCAGATAAGCGAAGCGAAAGATAGAATAGTTACTGAAAAAGACATCGTCCTACAGAGAAAGACAAGTTTCTATGAACGCATTTACTATGTCCTGCCGGGTTTTGCCCGAAGGTTTTTCTGGAATTACGTTTTAAAGCATCCCAAAACTGCTTACTCGAAAATGGGGAACGTCGCTTTCACTTCGATAGGTATGATGGGAAATGTAACGGGATGGTTCATTCCCGTATCGGTGCATCCGATTTGCTTCGGAATAAGCACTATTACAAAGAAACCGGTCGTAGTAGGCGACAATATCCAAATAAGAGAAATTCTCAACATGACGATTCTCATGGATCACGACGTTATAGACGGTTCACCAATGGCGAGGTTTCTGAGCGACATATCGCAGAACATTCAAAAGGGATCATTCATTGATGAATAA
- a CDS encoding CPBP family intramembrane metalloprotease: protein MRKTSAKTLKILKTVLYYFLVFCSYILFTYTGYDISLIGSFLIIGLTLLFWQKKWAYKLGLKLKFTDLVVFIVIFLLVFISSYFIIMSICHQKDLLFNRKISIHFSIIQTIGQTFNEELVYGALLFLPIIRRFPKKYSISASLIMAVVFALFHLLFYRICIGQNRGYLSFLTIFNLFLAGFIRNNLIIYSGHIYWAWALHLAWNMLFFGYYIVHGFNEPELFNNFVGTIQMLVFLGGLSIISFILINSQSKRMLSEHQ, encoded by the coding sequence ATGCGCAAAACATCAGCAAAAACCCTGAAAATACTCAAAACAGTTCTTTATTATTTTCTTGTATTCTGCAGTTATATTTTGTTCACTTACACCGGATACGATATTTCTTTAATAGGCTCGTTTCTAATAATAGGGTTGACGCTTCTTTTTTGGCAGAAAAAATGGGCATATAAACTCGGTTTAAAGCTGAAATTCACTGACTTGGTTGTATTCATAGTAATTTTTTTACTAGTTTTCATTTCATCGTATTTCATTATAATGTCAATTTGCCATCAGAAAGACTTGCTTTTCAACAGAAAAATATCCATACATTTTTCAATAATTCAAACGATCGGCCAAACGTTCAACGAAGAACTGGTTTACGGAGCGTTGCTGTTTTTGCCAATAATAAGAAGATTTCCAAAAAAATATTCCATATCAGCATCTTTAATAATGGCAGTTGTTTTTGCTTTGTTTCATCTTCTTTTTTACAGGATTTGTATTGGTCAAAACAGAGGCTATCTGTCGTTTTTAACGATTTTTAATTTGTTTTTGGCTGGATTCATCCGGAACAATTTAATAATATATTCAGGTCATATTTACTGGGCCTGGGCGCTGCATCTTGCCTGGAACATGTTGTTTTTTGGATATTACATCGTTCACGGATTCAACGAGCCTGAATTGTTCAATAATTTTGTCGGAACAATACAGATGTTGGTTTTTCTCGGTGGCTTGTCAATAATTAGTTTTATATTGATAAATTCACAATCTAAAAGAATGTTATCGGAGCATCAATGA
- a CDS encoding CPBP family intramembrane metalloprotease yields the protein MSERKVNNLCAWMILSVPMIFVPVITGGILILLSERKVQNLKERLRIRKLTKYDLKQTFFGFLGIIVGSGIAFTFCRLLKLDTNPPFARNAEAWTNGHLWMFALWALYWPVNILGENFVWRGVVLPRMERKIGKSAWLLNAFLWGLFHLAFGLGNLIILLPTLIIVPFIAQKTHNTWTAIILHACLSGPGFIALAFGLMK from the coding sequence TTGAGCGAACGCAAAGTCAATAATCTTTGTGCGTGGATGATTTTATCCGTACCCATGATATTTGTACCTGTTATTACAGGAGGAATACTGATTTTACTGTCGGAAAGAAAAGTGCAAAACTTAAAGGAGAGGCTGAGGATTCGAAAACTTACAAAATATGATTTGAAACAGACGTTTTTCGGATTTTTGGGGATCATTGTAGGCAGTGGAATTGCATTTACGTTTTGCCGTTTACTGAAACTGGATACCAATCCCCCTTTTGCGAGGAACGCGGAGGCATGGACGAATGGGCATTTATGGATGTTCGCTCTTTGGGCTTTATACTGGCCCGTAAATATTCTGGGTGAAAATTTTGTCTGGCGCGGAGTCGTTCTGCCGAGGATGGAAAGAAAAATTGGAAAATCCGCTTGGTTGCTCAATGCGTTTTTGTGGGGTTTATTTCATCTTGCTTTCGGATTAGGAAATTTGATCATTCTTTTACCAACATTAATAATCGTTCCTTTTATTGCTCAAAAAACACATAATACATGGACGGCAATAATATTGCATGCATGTTTATCCGGTCCAGGTTTTATCGCTTTGGCATTTGGATTGATGAAATAA
- a CDS encoding GrpB family protein has product MIIQKYDKKWPYQFEQIRIEIQEYVKSNHRMYHVGSTSIPGMYAKPVIDIDMEIDDVQSFDAVKRELEMIGYNHNGDQGIEGREAFKRKGGACNEILDSIRHHLYVCVKGARELTRHILFRDYLIKHVEYVEKYNLIKMQILKNFCDDNLEKYVDVKENEYKWFFEDVIRKSAEENGTQVIYKIQTCAKHQQKP; this is encoded by the coding sequence GTGATTATTCAAAAATATGACAAAAAATGGCCCTATCAGTTCGAACAAATCAGAATTGAAATACAGGAATATGTCAAATCAAATCACCGGATGTATCACGTGGGCAGTACATCAATACCCGGAATGTACGCAAAACCTGTAATAGACATAGACATGGAAATAGACGACGTTCAAAGTTTTGATGCCGTTAAACGGGAACTTGAAATGATAGGTTATAACCACAACGGAGATCAGGGGATCGAAGGAAGAGAAGCTTTTAAAAGAAAAGGCGGAGCCTGCAATGAAATTCTGGACTCGATCAGACACCATCTCTATGTGTGCGTAAAAGGAGCGAGAGAACTCACCCGTCACATTTTGTTCAGGGATTATCTTATAAAGCACGTAGAATATGTTGAAAAATACAACTTGATCAAGATGCAAATATTAAAAAATTTTTGTGACGACAACTTGGAAAAATATGTAGATGTTAAAGAAAATGAATACAAATGGTTTTTTGAAGATGTAATCAGAAAAAGCGCGGAGGAAAATGGAACACAAGTAATATACAAGATTCAAACATGCGCAAAACATCAGCAAAAACCCTGA